One Triticum dicoccoides isolate Atlit2015 ecotype Zavitan chromosome 4B, WEW_v2.0, whole genome shotgun sequence genomic window carries:
- the LOC119296133 gene encoding ATP-dependent Clp protease proteolytic subunit-related protein 3, chloroplastic-like codes for MASSFLSLRLPTPSPPTATSSPFFPNPLVRSGRCSPLSSTLVARVAGPAAGAPSPLFNPRGDPFLSTLAAASPEQLAAAAGGERRGEDHLPFLEIFQNAKLMSSPAQVERSSSSYSQHSPRRPPPDLPSLLLHGRIVYIGMPLVPAVTELIVAQLMYLDWMNSSEPAYIYINSTGTARDDGEPVGMETEGFAIYDAMMRMKTEVHTLCIGAAAGHACLVLAAGKKGKRYMFPHAKALIQQPRIPSYGMMQASDVVIRAKEVVHNRNTLVKLLARHTGNPPEKIDKVMRGPFYMDSLKAKEFGVIDKILWRGQEKYMSDMLSPEDWDKVAGVRGPGGM; via the exons ATGgcctcctccttcctctccctACGGCTCCCTACCCCCTCCCCGCCCACCGCGACGTCGTCCCCGTTCTTCCCGAATCCCCTAGTCCGGTCCGGAAGGTGCAGTCCGCTGTCCTCTACCCTCGTGGCGCGTGttgccgggccggcggcgggggctCCGTCGCCGTTGTTCAACCCGAGGGGCGACCCGTTCCTATCCACGCTAGCAGCTGCTTCTCCAGAGCAGCTCGCGGCAGCTGCGGGTGGCGAACGCCGCGGCGAGGACCACCTGCCGTTCCTCGAGATCTTCCAGAACGCCAAGCTCATGTCCTCGCCCGCGCAG GTGGAACGTTCTAGCAGCTCTTACAGTCAGCACAGTCCTAGAAGGCCTCCCCCGGATTTGCCGTCGTTGCTTCTACATGGCCGGATTGTTTATATTGGCATGCCG TTGGTGCCAGCAGTTACCGAGCTTATTGTTGCCCAGTTGATGTACCTTGATTGGATGAATAGTAGTGAGCCTGCATATATATACATCAACTCAACAGGAACGGCTCGTGATGATGGTGAACCA GTTGGAATGGAGACGGAAGGTTTTGCTATCTATGATGCCATGATGCGGATGAAAACTGAG GTTCACACACTTTGTATAGGAGCTGCAGCAGGTCATGCCTGCCTTGTCCTTGCAGCAGGGAAGAAAGGCAAACGATATATGTTTCCCCATGCCAAAG CTTTGATTCAGCAACCTCGTATCCCTTCATATGGGATGATGCAAGCTTCTGATGTTGTTATTCGTGCGAAAGAG GTAGTGCACAACAGGAATACCCTGGTCAAACTTTTAGCAAGGCACACTGGAAAT CCACCGGAGAAAATAGATAAGGTGATGAGAGGACCATTTTATATGGACTCTTTGAAAGCCAAGGAGTTTGGGGTAATTGACAAG ATCCTTTGGCGCGGTCAGGAGAAGTACATGTCTGACATGCTCTCCCCTGAGGATTGGGACAAGGTTGCTGGAGTCAGAGGCCCCGGTGGAATGTGA